The nucleotide window TTTCTTTTTGCTCTTTCCATGCATCTTTATAGTCGCCTTTTTTTACGTCAGCATTCTGTTCAGTGCGTTCCTGTCTGATCTCTGCTTTATCGTGGGCGATGTCTTTGTTGTCTTTGTTCAGGTCAGTCCTGTCTTTAGCTGCATCTTTACGGTCTTTGTTCAGATCGGCCTTATCTTTTACGATGTCTTTTTTCTCACCACGAATTTCTTTAACATCCTTATGGATATCATGACGATCATGTTTGATATCATGTGCATCGTGCATTAAGCGGTGAGCATTCTGTGCTTGTGCAGTAGCACCAATTGCTAAAGTGGCAGTAGCTAAAATCAAAAGTGCTTTCATGTTGCTTATGGTTTAATTAGTAAAACAGATTACATGAAAAAGTAGACTGAGTTATAAAATAAAAGTTTAATGCATGTGGAGAAAAAAATCATCCCGTGTAAATACCTTTTCAGAGGTGTTAATAAAGTATGATATATTTATATATACTAATATATATAATAGATTATACAGCAAGATATATAGGTAAAGGCAAGCGTGAATCGAAAGCAATTTTCCATCGGTCATTTTTTTATTTTAACATTTTTGTCTAACAAAAATGAATATTTAATGCCATATTTGCCTTCTTGGAATGAAGTATTAATATTTAAAATCAAAAAATCCCGTGGGCTTAATTATAAGATCATTGAATTATGTTCATCCAGATAATGAGGAGCTATTCTATGACTTGAACTTTATTTTAAATGATGGAGAAAAGGCCGCATTGGTTGGAATAAATGGCGCCGGTAAATCAACACTGCTTCGCATCGTTTCAGGAAAACTTGAATTAACATCGGGAGAAATTATCTCTTCGGAGATACCCTGGTATGTACCACAACATTTGGGAGAGTTTGACACATGGTCTGTCGCTCAGGTATTAGGAGCAGATAAGAAACTGGATGCGCTTCATGCTATTTTAGGAGGAGATACTGATGTACAGCATTTTACACAGTTGGATGATGATTGGGATATCGAAAATAAAGTTAAAAAGGTCCTTGAAAAATGGGAACTTGGTAATATAAGTGAAAATCGGTTAATAGGAAGCCTAAGCGGTGGTCAGAAGACAAAAGCTTTTCTTTCAGCAATGGATATGAATAGCCCGAATCTTATTTTGTTAGACGAGCCCTCCAATCATCTGGACATCAAAACCAGAATGAAACTTTACACGATGATCCTTCAAAGCAAATCAACCATGCTTATAGTGAGTCATGATAGAACATTATTGAATCTCATGAACAAAACGCTGGAACTTAATGAAAAGGGAATTGAAGTATTTGGAGGAAATTTTGAGTTTTATCAGCAGAAAAAAATGGAAAAAGTAAATGCATTGCGCGCCCGGTTGAACGAGCAATCCAAAGCATTGAAAGAGTCCGAGAAAAAAGCCACGGATATGGCTGGCCAAAGGGCACAGCAGGAATCCAAAGGTCGGTCGGCAGGATTGAGCAATTCAATACCACGTATTATTGCTGGTGGTCTAAAAAACAAAGCTGAACGCAGTACTGCGAGAATGCTAAATGCACATGAAGAAAAAATAGCCACTCTGCTGCATAATATTGAAGAGACCAAAGCACAAATCCAGGAATATGAAATTCTTAAAATCGATATCAAGACTCCGGAACTAAGTCCAGGGAAGTTGCTTATCGATATTGCAGATGTTAACTTTAAGTATAGTGATAGATTTTTATGGAATAATCTTAGCTTTCAGATTAAATCCGGCGAGCGAGTACAAATCGAAGGCGGGAATGGAAGCGGGAAGACCACATTGCTGAAAATTATTACACGGGAGCTAAAACCTTTTGAAGGCAGCTATAACAGTTCAGCATTCTCTTACTTTTATCTTGATCAGAACTACTCGATGATAGATCCTAAACTAAGTGTTTATGAACAAATACAAGAATATAATAAACGTGGGTTAGAGGAGCATGAATTAAAAGAATTATTAGTTTATTCCCAGTTTAAACCGGCAGCTTTTGATAAAAAATGCTCAGGGTTAAGTGGTGGAGAGAGAATGAAATTATCGTTGAGTTGTCTGTTAGTAAGTAATCAGGAGCCGGATTTACTGATTCTTGATGAACCGACAAATAATCTTGACATTCGGAGTTTGGAAGTGTTGACTTTGGCAGTAAAAAATTTCGGGGGTACGCTGTTAGTGATTTCGCATGATGATTATTTTATCAACGAAATTGGAATTGACTATAGAATAAGTTTAACTTAAAAAATATGCCACTAAAAAATACGGGGACTGAGCAGCATATAAAAGACACTGCAAAGCGGCTGCTTTTCGCAGAAGGAAAACTCCATGCTACTACGCAGGAAATAGCAGATGCCGCTGGCGTTAACAGAACGGCACTACATTATTATTTCCGTTCGAGAGATCAGTTGATTTCTGCCATATTTCAAGATGCTATGCAGGATTTGAGCCAACGCCTCAACGAATGCATGACTTCTGACCAATCTTTTAAAGCTAAGACAGAAAATATTATTGTAGTTTTTCTCAGGCATATGATTGCTTTTCCCTATCAGGAAACATTTTTGGTTACTGAGATCAACACTTTAGGTAAGAAACTGATCAGCAACATTCAATCGGACCCTGTAAAGTCCTATTTAAAAGAAGCTGCGGACGAAATGGAGAAAGGAACGATTGAGAAGATGAATCCAATTCATTTTCTGATGAACTTATTTTCTCTTTTGTCCTACCCATTAATCATGGCTCCTCTTTACAAAAAGTTGTTCCAGGTGTCTGGGAGAGATTTCAAAGAGTTGATAGACGAGCGCGGAAAACTTATTATCAGTTTGCTATTTAAAAACCAATGATACTAATAGTTAAACCTTACATCATTATATTTAAATGCAAAAGCATAAAAGTATTCCCGAAGCAGCTATCTGGGATGAAAAAAATAATCAATGGGAGTGGGGCAAAAAAAAATGCTGCGGAGTATCTGCTGATTCAAAAATAACCAGGCCCAGAGCGGACCTACAAGACCTTAAAAGCAAAAGGAGGCTGTATCAAAAGTATTGAGCAGCCTCTTTTTGTTTTTGTGCCCAGTAGCGGAGTATGCTCGAACCCAATGCTGTTGACTCTAGACCAGGCATAAGTCGCCATGGCTAATGCTATCATTTATTTGCAGGTCCTCTTAACTTTTCTGCATGATGCGGAAACCCGATACAACTTATACGCTAAACAAAAAAGCCTTCCAGGTTCTCACTTTTCCGGAGGATGCTATTTCCTAACAGTAGCCCGCAGTATCAGGGCCAGTAAAAAATATCGGGAATTTTAACCGGGGGACTTGTTTTGCTCTAGTATTTGCTGTAAACTTGCGATAAAGAAGGAAAGTGACCTTTTTTTAGAGCACTAATGTCAGAATCTGTTACACGTATATAGTTATTTATTAATGTAAGGTCTTCCCATATATTTATGGTTATCCTTATTTGATGTCCCTTTACCAAGTATTGATTTGAGTTTTTTTGTCATATATATTTATATGGCACCTCAATAATGGAGATTATGCGCCGTCACCGACGTAGTCTTCTTCCGACCCTAAAATATTAATATTGATGATTTTCTCAGGAAAAGAAATAAAAGTATCTGAAAACAGTGTTGTCCGGGAAATGGGCGCTGGCATTGTTATTTTGAATTTAAACACGGAGCGGTTTTATGAACTCAATGAGGTTGGAAAACGCTTTTGGGAATTGTTATCTGATAATCACGACTACACGTCAATCCTGAATATACTACAAGCTGAGTACGAGGTAAGTGCAGAGCAACTTCAGGATGATATCACGCGATTAATAGGGGACCTTGATGAGGCGGAACTAATTGTTGGTTACTGATGTATTCGGAGCACGATTTCATTCAAGTGAACAGATCTTTAAGAGCATATGATCGAACGCTTTTCCGTACTCGTATTCTTACTATCCTAACAGAAGCATGCCTTCGTTTTACGAACTTAAAAACAACCGACAGGCTGCTTTCTTTTTTCATAAAGAATGTTCCGCCACCGGGTGACCATGAAACAACAGTCATTCTCGACAGGTATGCAACTATCTTTAATCAGCTGAACCAGCTGTCTTCTTTAAAAGGGCGATGTTTATCGCAATCACTGGTTATGCGTTGCTTATTAAGCAGAAAAGGAATCTCTTCAGAACTCCGGATTGGTGTACACCAGCTTAATGGCACATTTGATGCACATGCCTGGTTAGAGAAAGATGGAATGCTTTTGAATGATCATCCTTCTGTTATCACTAAGTATTTTCCTTTACCGGAAGGTAAATTAAACGGTATCCTTAAATTTAAATGAGTGGATTCATTGGAATAGTATCTTCTCAGCTCCAAAAGTCCGACACAACATTACTTGATGTGTCTACAGCTGTTATTGCATCTTGTTGCGATGACTATCTGGGAGCATGGAACAGTAACCAGGCGGATTTACGGTTTGGCTGGCTTAAAACCTGCGAGGACACTGAAGAAGAACAACTTCCCTTTACGATTGATGAAAATCTCCGGATAGTGGGGGATGTACGCCTGGATAACCGTATGGAGCTGTTGAAAGAGCTGGGCGCACGTTTCAGGGGCATCAGTAATGCCACCCCTGATTCTTACCTCATCCTATATGCCTATCAGCATTGGGGCGAGGATTGCCTGCAACATATTTCCGGTGATTATGCTTTTGCTATCTGGAACGAACAAACAAGTTATCTTTTTTGTGCCCGTGACCATTTCGGGCTGATCCCTTTTTATTATACGCAATCTGATAACTGGTTTCTTTTCACAAATTTTTATCTTTCTCTTAAAGATATACCCGGTCTGATGTCTGACTTAGACGATGATGTATTGCGTGACTACCTGCGAAGTGGGGTAAACAGGAGTTTTGATCAAACGATTTATAAAAAGATAAAGAAGCTTCCGCCGGCTCATAAATTGATTTATAAAGACGGAACAATTCATATCAGTTGCTATTGGGAAATTCCTGCCAATATTACACCTATCCGTTACAAGACGACAACGGAATATGTTTATCATTTCTATCGTTTATTTGAGCAATCTATTAAAGACCGTACCCGTACTAATAAAGTAGCCTGCTCATTGAGTGGTGGAATGGATAGTTCATCCATAACGGCAACAACGAAAAAGGTGCTTGATGATACCTATGGTGACAACCATATGCTAGTCTCCTATAATATAGGATACAGGCATCTTGTAAGTGAGAATGAAGGATATTTTGGGAAGCTCACAGCCAGCCATCTTAAGATACCGCTCAAACAATACATTGGAGAGGACTATGTGAAGAATATTGCCCAACCAATGAGCTACTGGATTCCCGAACCGGCCGCGATACCAAATGCTACAGCGGAATCTCAGATAGTTGCTGATGCAGCTGCTTTCTCAAGAGTCTACCTGACAGGCTTTGGAGGAGATCCGTTGTTCGAGTTTGAACAACACTCACATGACCGGCTCATATCTCAGGGATACTTATTGCAGGCATACCGGGATAGCCTGATATTTTATAAAACATTTGGCGGTTTTTCCCGGATGGTCTGGCAAAGAATAAAGAAATTGATGAGGAAAGCACCCGTCGCAAAGATAACTATGCCTCCCTGGTTCGATCCCTCTTTCTTTCCTGAAGATTATTTACCATTTAAGCCCAATAAGGATGGAACTTCAGTACGTTCAAATTTTGCTATGTGCGGAAACGTATACTGGTCTTCACTATTTGAAACATCCCATCCCGGTTTTACCGGAACCAGAATAAAGATAAGACAACCATTTTTTTCATTAGAACTATTTCTCTTTATACTTGCACTCCCTCCGCATTTATTGTATCATAAGTCGTTGCTCCGAATGGCCATGACTCCCTATCTTCCCGGAGAAGTAGTAAAAAGACCCAAAACACCTCTTTTTGGGAATCCTCATGCTCAAAACTTAAAAGCACAGGAAATAGTCGATATACTGAGAAAAAAAGTTTCGGAATCCGGTGATTTTTTAACCGGTAAAATAAACGTCCATGGCTTGCTGACAGCTATCGGAGAGCCTGGAATTTCACCTGCATCTTATAACAGCATTTTACATATTTTACATGTTCTATCGTGGAGGAATTACCCCTCTTAATCCATTTCACTCACTTTAAAAGATTAACATTATGCAAGAAGAAGTACTTACACCAGGAGAAAAAAAAATGTATCAATCCCCTGAGTTAAAAAATCTTGGAAAAATTGGAGAGGTGACAAATACCACCAATTCCGGCCATGGAAATGACGGTGGTACTGGACCAGCTTATAACTCATAATTATTTGAACGATTGCATTCCGCTATTAACTTCACAGGTTTAAATTCCGCTGACTTTGTCGAACTGAAGGAGAAAATGATGTTTAATCCACTTAAACTCACTTCTTCTTCGGCAACCTTTGGCGAGGATGTTTATTCAGGAAACACTTCTGAGAATCAGAAGTGTTTCCTGTTTGAGTATCACAACGATCAAACAACAGTAGCAAGCTTCATTATTTTATCAGAAGGGAGAGACGTATGCTATCACTTCACATCTGCTGCCACTGAAAAAACTGTTCAATCATTAATTCGGGGGAATATTACCAAGTTTTGTTTGCAGGAACAGGGGCGTTTTTGCTTACATGCATCTGCCATGTGTGTCAATGATAAGGTAGTTTTATTTATAGGTAGAAAGGGAGCTGGTAAATCTACGTTGGCTACCTATTTTCACCTGAATGGACATGCCATCTGGTGTGATGACTATTCTATGTTACAGCAGGAGAATAATATTTTTTGGGTGGCACAGGGAGAAACTTCCCTGAAGATTAACCCTGATATTGTATCGGTGCTGAATATCCCCCAGGCAAACCTCGAACGCGTATTCGAATTGCCTGCTGACTGGAAAAGAACTGCGCTATCTGATATGATCACCCAAAAATATTATTTCCATCAACAGGAATCTGCAGTAGATGTACTTCCTCGCGAAGTGGCAGCTGTGTTTTTTATTAATCCAAGAATACCTGAACCCGAAAAACTGATCACCAACATAAAAAAAACGGATGCACTGGCTGTACTGATGGATGAAATATTACTTCCAGGCTTTAATTCGAAGCAGTATCTAAAGCTTTACTTTCAATCGGCACTGACCTTACTGGAAATTGTACCGTCTTATAATTTATATCCTCCGGATAATATCATGCGTATCGGGGAGGTGTATGATTCAATACTTGAAACTATAAGTAAGACCCGGAATGAGAACACAAGTGCCTAATGAATACTCGCTTTTAAAGGCGACCGGAATTTTTTGGGATACGATCTCTCAAAGCCTGTTGTCTCCATCCAGGTTGGAATTGCTCAAAAGGTCGGCAGATTTTTTTCCTCCGATTATCAGATTTGCGTTGGAGTGTCGTCTCAGCAACCACGAACAGGTGGACCTGCAATTCTGCATACGCAGAGACGAAGATGACCTGTCTGCAGTTTATAACTGGTTTCGAAATAAGTTGGCCGGAAATCCGGAAAACGAAAAGATTCTCCATTTTTTAAGAACCTGGGCTGATAAATCATCCTCCTGTCATAAAAACATAAGTGAAGTTTTTCTGGAATTGGATGTTCTCCCATCAGGTGTAGAGACGCCATTGCTGTTTTTTGAATTACAGCCGGGGCTGAATGATACCCAACGGAAGGATTTTTGTTTTTCTATTTTAAAAGAAACATTGGGTGAAATTCCCTCTTATTTTAGTCTCTTCGAAACGATTCTCCGTGCATGTCCTGAGCCGGCATTTGTTGCATATCTGGGAATTTTGTTTTCCAGAGATGCTGAAGTGCTGCGGGTAAATATCAAAAAACTACCCGTTACTGCGGTGACCCCTTTTTTAAGAGAAATAGGCTACGCCTGGACAGGACCGGATCTTGACCGTTGGATATCCTTTGTATACAATTATGCGGACCGGGTAACACTCTGTATTGACATTGGGAAAGATGTTTTTCCAAAAATCGGCTTTGAGTGTTTTTGGAACGAACAACCCCTCTCAGAAACCTATTGGCGCTTTTTTATAGAAGAACTCAATACACGCAACGATTATAACAAAGATAAAATAGACGCTATATTAGACTGGGATAAAGAAATATTTCCCGGACAAATCAAGGATTGGCCGGAACATTTATGGATAGCATCTTTAAGTAAACCCCGGAATGAATTTACTTTTCTAAAGAAATGGATCTCTCATCTGAAATTATCTTATTGCCCGGATAAAGACATAGAATTAAAGGCCTATCTCGGTTATGAAAGTAAATGGAAGGTGAAAAAGCCATTGGCTTTTAACAGCGATAACAAAGAGCAACCGGTGCTTACAACAACGCCTGATATAAAACAGGCCATAAGTAAAGGAGTTGATTACCTGCTCTCCAGTCAGTTACAGTCAGGATGGTGGAAGGACTTTCATTTGTCGCCAGGGAGCAGCGATGAGTGGGTAACCGCTTATGTTGCCTGCCATCTGGCCCGTTTGAAATGCCCTAAAACCAATGAAGCCATCGGGAGGGCCTGGAAAATATTAAAAACCAGGTATAGAGAAAATGAAGGATGGGGTTATAATGTTTGGACGCCAGCGGACGCTGACAGCACTATTTGGACGTGGCTCTTCGCAAATACAGCGGGTTTTTCCGATGAATTTCCGAAACCTGGCGTTGATATGATGGATACCTATATAGCTGAAAACGGTGGTATTATCACTTATTCACTGAATGGACCGCTCGGAAGAAATTCGCGGAAAACAGATGATCAATGTTTTAATGGTTGGCAAATACCACATAACTGTGTTACTGCCGCATATGCGCTGGCAGGAAGGCAACATGCTATTGATTACTTATTGGGTCAGCAAAATACTGCCGGATATTGGTACAGTTACTGGTGGGATGGCCCCGAATATGCCACTGCGCTAAGT belongs to Chitinophaga sp. HK235 and includes:
- a CDS encoding TetR/AcrR family transcriptional regulator, whose protein sequence is MPLKNTGTEQHIKDTAKRLLFAEGKLHATTQEIADAAGVNRTALHYYFRSRDQLISAIFQDAMQDLSQRLNECMTSDQSFKAKTENIIVVFLRHMIAFPYQETFLVTEINTLGKKLISNIQSDPVKSYLKEAADEMEKGTIEKMNPIHFLMNLFSLLSYPLIMAPLYKKLFQVSGRDFKELIDERGKLIISLLFKNQ
- a CDS encoding prenyltransferase/squalene oxidase repeat-containing protein yields the protein MRTQVPNEYSLLKATGIFWDTISQSLLSPSRLELLKRSADFFPPIIRFALECRLSNHEQVDLQFCIRRDEDDLSAVYNWFRNKLAGNPENEKILHFLRTWADKSSSCHKNISEVFLELDVLPSGVETPLLFFELQPGLNDTQRKDFCFSILKETLGEIPSYFSLFETILRACPEPAFVAYLGILFSRDAEVLRVNIKKLPVTAVTPFLREIGYAWTGPDLDRWISFVYNYADRVTLCIDIGKDVFPKIGFECFWNEQPLSETYWRFFIEELNTRNDYNKDKIDAILDWDKEIFPGQIKDWPEHLWIASLSKPRNEFTFLKKWISHLKLSYCPDKDIELKAYLGYESKWKVKKPLAFNSDNKEQPVLTTTPDIKQAISKGVDYLLSSQLQSGWWKDFHLSPGSSDEWVTAYVACHLARLKCPKTNEAIGRAWKILKTRYRENEGWGYNVWTPADADSTIWTWLFANTAGFSDEFPKPGVDMMDTYIAENGGIITYSLNGPLGRNSRKTDDQCFNGWQIPHNCVTAAYALAGRQHAIDYLLGQQNTAGYWYSYWWDGPEYATALSVEALFNKDAGKYKKAIDISIKWALDKARKELEYLVPNEFKIALLLRIILCSPLSKEDHHLVKAMVNSLLHAQQVHGCWNPSAELRSPDSDDTEHESRENALVVKDGKMNFATITILDALNKYNQFNVSRSEI
- a CDS encoding ABC-F family ATP-binding cassette domain-containing protein, producing MNYVHPDNEELFYDLNFILNDGEKAALVGINGAGKSTLLRIVSGKLELTSGEIISSEIPWYVPQHLGEFDTWSVAQVLGADKKLDALHAILGGDTDVQHFTQLDDDWDIENKVKKVLEKWELGNISENRLIGSLSGGQKTKAFLSAMDMNSPNLILLDEPSNHLDIKTRMKLYTMILQSKSTMLIVSHDRTLLNLMNKTLELNEKGIEVFGGNFEFYQQKKMEKVNALRARLNEQSKALKESEKKATDMAGQRAQQESKGRSAGLSNSIPRIIAGGLKNKAERSTARMLNAHEEKIATLLHNIEETKAQIQEYEILKIDIKTPELSPGKLLIDIADVNFKYSDRFLWNNLSFQIKSGERVQIEGGNGSGKTTLLKIITRELKPFEGSYNSSAFSYFYLDQNYSMIDPKLSVYEQIQEYNKRGLEEHELKELLVYSQFKPAAFDKKCSGLSGGERMKLSLSCLLVSNQEPDLLILDEPTNNLDIRSLEVLTLAVKNFGGTLLVISHDDYFINEIGIDYRISLT
- a CDS encoding PqqD family protein — translated: MIFSGKEIKVSENSVVREMGAGIVILNLNTERFYELNEVGKRFWELLSDNHDYTSILNILQAEYEVSAEQLQDDITRLIGDLDEAELIVGY
- a CDS encoding asparagine synthetase B, with the translated sequence MSGFIGIVSSQLQKSDTTLLDVSTAVIASCCDDYLGAWNSNQADLRFGWLKTCEDTEEEQLPFTIDENLRIVGDVRLDNRMELLKELGARFRGISNATPDSYLILYAYQHWGEDCLQHISGDYAFAIWNEQTSYLFCARDHFGLIPFYYTQSDNWFLFTNFYLSLKDIPGLMSDLDDDVLRDYLRSGVNRSFDQTIYKKIKKLPPAHKLIYKDGTIHISCYWEIPANITPIRYKTTTEYVYHFYRLFEQSIKDRTRTNKVACSLSGGMDSSSITATTKKVLDDTYGDNHMLVSYNIGYRHLVSENEGYFGKLTASHLKIPLKQYIGEDYVKNIAQPMSYWIPEPAAIPNATAESQIVADAAAFSRVYLTGFGGDPLFEFEQHSHDRLISQGYLLQAYRDSLIFYKTFGGFSRMVWQRIKKLMRKAPVAKITMPPWFDPSFFPEDYLPFKPNKDGTSVRSNFAMCGNVYWSSLFETSHPGFTGTRIKIRQPFFSLELFLFILALPPHLLYHKSLLRMAMTPYLPGEVVKRPKTPLFGNPHAQNLKAQEIVDILRKKVSESGDFLTGKINVHGLLTAIGEPGISPASYNSILHILHVLSWRNYPS
- a CDS encoding lasso peptide biosynthesis B2 protein, whose amino-acid sequence is MYSEHDFIQVNRSLRAYDRTLFRTRILTILTEACLRFTNLKTTDRLLSFFIKNVPPPGDHETTVILDRYATIFNQLNQLSSLKGRCLSQSLVMRCLLSRKGISSELRIGVHQLNGTFDAHAWLEKDGMLLNDHPSVITKYFPLPEGKLNGILKFK